From the genome of Chroicocephalus ridibundus chromosome 1, bChrRid1.1, whole genome shotgun sequence, one region includes:
- the LOC134510421 gene encoding tubulin alpha-3 chain isoform X2, with the protein MWVFSPRECISVHIGQAGVQMGNSCWELYCLEHGIKPDGIISPTASPGQTDSSFGTFFSDTGSGKYVPRAIFVDLEPSVIDEIRTGTYRTLFHPEQLINGKEDAANNYARGHYSIGKEIIDLVVDRARKMADQCSGLQGFLVFHSFGGGTGSGFTSLLMERLSVEYSKKSKLEFSVYPAPQVSTAVVEPYNSILTTHTTLEHSDCSFMVDNEAIYDICNRNLDIERPTYTNLNRLIGQIVSSITASLRFNGALNVDLTEFQTNLVPYPRIHFPLTTYAPIISAEKAYHEQLSVPEITNACFEFSNQMVKCDPRRGKYMACCLLYRGDVVPKDVNAAIAAIKTRRSIQFVDWCPTGFKVGINYQPPTVVPGGDLAKVQRAVCMLSNTTAIAEAWARLDHKFDLMYAKRAFVHWYVGEGMEEGEFSEAREDLAALEKDYEEVGRDSADGGECDEE; encoded by the exons atgtgggttttttcccca AGGGAGTGCATTTCTGTCCACATCGGCCAGGCTGGCGTCCAGATGGGCAATTCTTGTTGGGAACTGTATTGCCTGGAGCATGGTATCAAGCCAGATGGCATCATCTCCCCCACTGCATCCCCAGGGCAAACAGACTCTTCCTTTGGGACCTTCTTCAGTGATACAGGCTCAGGGAAGTATGTGCCCAGAGCAATATTTGTTGACCTGGAGCCTTCTGTCATTG ATGAGATCAGGACTGGGACCTACCGCACACTCTTCCACCCGGAGCAGCTCATTAATGGCAAAGAAGATGCTGCCAACAACTATGCTCGGGGCCACTACAGCATTGGGAAGGAGATCATTGACTTGGTTGTTGACAGGGCTCGGAAAATG gctgacCAGTGCAGTGGACTGCAAGGGTTCCTGGTCTTCCACAGCTTTGGGGGAGGCACAGGCTCCGGGTTCACCTCCCTCCTCATGGAACGGCTCTCCGTGGAGTACAGCAAGAAGTCCAAGCTGGAGTTCTCTGTGTATCCAGCCCCACAGGTCTCCACAGCAGTGGTGGAGCCCTACAACTCCATCCTCACCACACACACCACCCTGGAGCACTCAGACTGCTCCTTCATGGTGGACAATGAGGCCATCTATGACATCTGTAACCGCAACCTGGACATCGAGCGTCCCACCTACACCAACCTCAACAGGCTGATTGGGCAGATAGTCTCATCCATCACCGCCTCCTTAAGATTTAACGGTGCTTTGAATGTTGACCTGACTGAGTTTCAGACCAACCTGGTGCCCTACCCACGGATACACTTCCCACTCACCACCTATGCACCCATCATCTCTGCAGAGAAAGCCTACCACGAGCAGCTGTCGGTGCCAGAGATCACCAATGCTTGCTTTGAGTTCTCCAACCAGATGGTGAAATGTGACCCGCGCCGTGGCAAGTACATGGCATGCTGCCTGCTGTACCGGGGCGATGTGGTGCCCAAGGATGTGAACGCAGCCATTGCAGCCATCAAAACACGCCGGTCGATCCAGTTTGTGGACTGGTGCCCCACGGGCTTCAAGGTGGGTATCAACTACCAACCTCCCACGGTGGTGCCCGGGGGAGACCTGGCCAAGGTGCAGCGGGCTGTCTGCATGCTGAGCAACACCACGGCCATTGCGGAGGCGTGGGCCCGCCTGGACCACAAGTTTGACCTGATGTATGCCAAGCGAGCCTTTGTGCACTGGTACGTGGGGGAGGGCATGGAGGAGGGGGAGTTCTCAGAGGCCAGAGAGGACCTGGCTGCCTTGGAGAAGGATTATgaggaggttggaagggactcggCAGATGGAGGGGAGTGTGATGAGGAATAG
- the LOC134510423 gene encoding tubulin alpha-3 chain-like: MGNACWELYCLEHGIQADGTIPGPKQVKPVEPKSEQVDSSFETFFCETASGKHVPRAVFIDLEPTVIDEIRTGPYHALFHPEQLISGKEDAANNYARGHYTIGKEIIDTVLSRIRKMADQCSGLQGFLVFHSFGGGTGSGFTSLLMERLSVEYSKKSKLEFSVYPAPQVSTAVVEPYNSILTTHTTLEHSDCSFMVDNEAIYDICNRNLDIERPTYTNLNRLIGQIVSSVTASLRFNGALNVDLIEFQTNLVPYPRIHFPLTTYAPIISAEKAYHEQLSVPEITNACFEFSNQMVKCDPRRGKYMACCLLYRGDVVPKDVNAAIAAIKTRRSIQFVDWCPTGFKVGINYQPPTVVPGGDLAKVQRAVCMLSNTTAIAEAWARLDHKFDLMYAKRAFVHWYVGEGMEEGEFSEAREDLAALEKDYEEVGRDSADGEEDEADEDEY, encoded by the exons ATGGGCAATGCCTGCTGGGAGCTGTACTGCCTCGAGCACGGGATCCAGGCGGATGGGACGATTCCTGGCCCCAAGCAGGTGAAACCTGTGGAGCCGAAGTCTGAACAAGTGGATTCTTCTTTTGAGACCTTCTTCTGTGAGACAGCGTCTGGGAAGCACGTGCCCCGAGCAGTGTTCATAGACTTGGAGCCCACTGTCATCG ATGAGATCAGGACTGGCCCCTACCATGCGCTTTTCCACCCGGAGCAGCTCATCAGTGGCAAGGAAGATGCTGCCAACAACTATGCCCGTGGCCATTACACCATTGGGAAGGAGATTATAGACACTGTCCTCAGCAGAATTCGTAAAATG GCTGACCAGTGCAGTGGACTGCAAGGGTTCCTGGTCTTCCACAGCTTTGGGGGAGGTACAGGCTCCGGGTTCACCTCCCTCCTCATGGAACGGCTCTCCGTGGAGTACAGCAAGAAGTCCAAGCTGGAGTTCTCTGTGTATCCAGCCCCACAGGTCTCCACGGCAGTGGTGGAGCCCTACAACTCCATCCTCACCACACACACCACCCTGGAGCACTCAGACTGCTCCTTCATGGTGGACAACGAAGCCATCTATGACATCTGTAACCGCAACCTGGACATCGAGCGTCCCACCTACACCAACCTCAACAGGCTGATTGGGCAGATAGTCTCGTCGGTCACTGCCTCCTTAAGATTTAACGGTGCTTTGAATGTTGACCTGATTGAATTCCAGACCAACCTGGTGCCCTACCCACGGATACACTTCCCACTCACCACCTATGCACCCATCATCTCTGCAGAGAAAGCCTACCACGAGCAGCTGTCGGTGCCAGAGATCACCAATGCTTGCTTTGAGTTCTCCAACCAGATGGTGAAATGTGACCCGCGCCGTGGCAAGTACATGGCATGCTGCCTGCTGTACCGGGGCGATGTGGTGCCCAAGGATGTGAACGCAGCCATTGCAGCCATCAAAACACGCCGGTCGATCCAGTTTGTGGACTGGTGCCCCACGGGCTTCAAGGTGGGTATCAACTACCAACCTCCCACGGTGGTGCCCGGGGGAGACCTGGCCAAGGTGCAGCGGGCTGTCTGCATGCTGAGCAACACCACGGCCATTGCGGAGGCGTGGGCCCGCCTGGACCACAAGTTTGACCTGATGTATGCCAAGCGAGCCTTTGTGCACTGGTACGTGGGGGAGGGCATGGAGGAGGGGGAGTTCTCAGAGGCCAGGGAGGACCTGGCTGCCTTGGAGAAGGATTATgaggaggttggaagggactcggCAGATGGAGAAGAAGACGAGGCTGATGAGGATGAGTATTAA
- the LOC134510421 gene encoding tubulin alpha-3 chain isoform X1: MASMLEKPECISVHIGQAGVQMGNSCWELYCLEHGIKPDGIISPTASPGQTDSSFGTFFSDTGSGKYVPRAIFVDLEPSVIDEIRTGTYRTLFHPEQLINGKEDAANNYARGHYSIGKEIIDLVVDRARKMADQCSGLQGFLVFHSFGGGTGSGFTSLLMERLSVEYSKKSKLEFSVYPAPQVSTAVVEPYNSILTTHTTLEHSDCSFMVDNEAIYDICNRNLDIERPTYTNLNRLIGQIVSSITASLRFNGALNVDLTEFQTNLVPYPRIHFPLTTYAPIISAEKAYHEQLSVPEITNACFEFSNQMVKCDPRRGKYMACCLLYRGDVVPKDVNAAIAAIKTRRSIQFVDWCPTGFKVGINYQPPTVVPGGDLAKVQRAVCMLSNTTAIAEAWARLDHKFDLMYAKRAFVHWYVGEGMEEGEFSEAREDLAALEKDYEEVGRDSADGGECDEE; the protein is encoded by the exons ATGGCATCAATGCTGGAGAAGCc GGAGTGCATTTCTGTCCACATCGGCCAGGCTGGCGTCCAGATGGGCAATTCTTGTTGGGAACTGTATTGCCTGGAGCATGGTATCAAGCCAGATGGCATCATCTCCCCCACTGCATCCCCAGGGCAAACAGACTCTTCCTTTGGGACCTTCTTCAGTGATACAGGCTCAGGGAAGTATGTGCCCAGAGCAATATTTGTTGACCTGGAGCCTTCTGTCATTG ATGAGATCAGGACTGGGACCTACCGCACACTCTTCCACCCGGAGCAGCTCATTAATGGCAAAGAAGATGCTGCCAACAACTATGCTCGGGGCCACTACAGCATTGGGAAGGAGATCATTGACTTGGTTGTTGACAGGGCTCGGAAAATG gctgacCAGTGCAGTGGACTGCAAGGGTTCCTGGTCTTCCACAGCTTTGGGGGAGGCACAGGCTCCGGGTTCACCTCCCTCCTCATGGAACGGCTCTCCGTGGAGTACAGCAAGAAGTCCAAGCTGGAGTTCTCTGTGTATCCAGCCCCACAGGTCTCCACAGCAGTGGTGGAGCCCTACAACTCCATCCTCACCACACACACCACCCTGGAGCACTCAGACTGCTCCTTCATGGTGGACAATGAGGCCATCTATGACATCTGTAACCGCAACCTGGACATCGAGCGTCCCACCTACACCAACCTCAACAGGCTGATTGGGCAGATAGTCTCATCCATCACCGCCTCCTTAAGATTTAACGGTGCTTTGAATGTTGACCTGACTGAGTTTCAGACCAACCTGGTGCCCTACCCACGGATACACTTCCCACTCACCACCTATGCACCCATCATCTCTGCAGAGAAAGCCTACCACGAGCAGCTGTCGGTGCCAGAGATCACCAATGCTTGCTTTGAGTTCTCCAACCAGATGGTGAAATGTGACCCGCGCCGTGGCAAGTACATGGCATGCTGCCTGCTGTACCGGGGCGATGTGGTGCCCAAGGATGTGAACGCAGCCATTGCAGCCATCAAAACACGCCGGTCGATCCAGTTTGTGGACTGGTGCCCCACGGGCTTCAAGGTGGGTATCAACTACCAACCTCCCACGGTGGTGCCCGGGGGAGACCTGGCCAAGGTGCAGCGGGCTGTCTGCATGCTGAGCAACACCACGGCCATTGCGGAGGCGTGGGCCCGCCTGGACCACAAGTTTGACCTGATGTATGCCAAGCGAGCCTTTGTGCACTGGTACGTGGGGGAGGGCATGGAGGAGGGGGAGTTCTCAGAGGCCAGAGAGGACCTGGCTGCCTTGGAGAAGGATTATgaggaggttggaagggactcggCAGATGGAGGGGAGTGTGATGAGGAATAG